Part of the Mauremys reevesii isolate NIE-2019 linkage group 4, ASM1616193v1, whole genome shotgun sequence genome is shown below.
TCTCTAGCGTGGACATGTCCATGAGCATTCCAGCCACCTCAGGAGGAGCTGTGTTTCGTGAGAGTcagtccctctccccacaccctgcactgTAAGGTTTGCTGAGCAGTGTCTATCCCAAGCGCTAACTCCTCGGGGCTGGAGCCCACATGGCActgagcagcaaagcagggaccCCCAGGGGGTAGtaccactgaactcagtgggattaCTCGGGCACGTAAGGGCTGCGATGGATCAGGGTGAGTGTgctcaacaccttgcaggatcaagccccagtGCGTTAATTCTCCCAGCCATACTGCACTTCCAGTGGCTTTCTATCCACCCAAGTAGTATTGAACCCTAACTATTGGGGTTGTAACATTGCCCAGACCACCCCCACTATCCGCCAATGGCAACCTGTCAAGAGCCACAAAGAGCTCTCTACTGATCTGCGCAGTCAGGAGGGTTCTGGGGTTTCAGGCCCGGTTCAGCAGCTGGTCCCTGGGCAGCTCCCTTAACAGTCTCACTTGGGAGGAAGGCCAGAGCATGAGCTGAACATGGCTGCATTCCACTGCTGACCCCCGGGGGCCACACGTTACTGAAACTGTACCTGCAAATTCCTTTCGGCTTCTTCCAAGGCCTTCCCCACGCTCGCCAGGCTGCTCTCCAGCTGGGCGCTCTGCTTGGCCTTGGCTTCCAGATCCCTTTTCATTTTGGCAGCCATGTCCTCCAGATCCGCAGGAGCCTCCTTCGCCCACCTGGCCCTCTCTGTGATCTCTAACTGAATCTCCTTCTCCAGGACCTCCGTCTTGGTGGTCAGCTCGTGGATTTTCTGAGTGTACTCCTCCATGGTGGCCCGCAGGCTCCTCACCTTCTCCTGCCGCTCCCTCTCACACTCCTTCTCCAGGTGGAGCTCGCTCTGCCAGAACTCCTCTTCACCCAGCTCCATCTCGTTCCGCCTGATCAGGTGCTCCAGATAAAGGATCTCGTCTTCCTGGCTGGAGCCCctgtcctgctcccagtgcctgaggTCCGTTTCCAGGGAATCCCCGTGCACCTCCAAGGAGTGCAGCTGCTCCTGCTGGTGCAGCACAGTCTTAAACAGCTCCTCCTTGGATGGATGGCTGCGACTGGTGCTGTCCTTTGAGTCTACACTGTCCCTCTTGTGCAGTCTCAGCTTGCTCTTGGCGAGCCGATCGCTGGAGCCCATAGGGCCCAAGTTAAAGGTCATAGACTTTTTAGGCTCCCGGGACCTGGGCACCTCTGTGCTGACCGGCCTGGGTTTGATGGGAAGGCTGGCCCGGATGAATGTCCTCTCGGGAGCCTGGGGGGCACTATCAGAGGAAGGGCgctcggccaggctggggccCGTCCGCTGCAATATGAACTGCACGTCATTGGCATACTG
Proteins encoded:
- the RASSF7 gene encoding ras association domain-containing protein 7 isoform X1 — protein: MELKVWVDGIQRVVCGVSDQTTCQEVVIALARAIGQTGRYILIQKLREKERQLLPHECPLESLAKCGQYANDVQFILQRTGPSLAERPSSDSAPQAPERTFIRASLPIKPRPVSTEVPRSREPKKSMTFNLGPMGSSDRLAKSKLRLHKRDSVDSKDSTSRSHPSKEELFKTVLHQQEQLHSLEVHGDSLETDLRHWEQDRGSSQEDEILYLEHLIRRNEMELGEEEFWQSELHLEKECERERQEKVRSLRATMEEYTQKIHELTTKTEVLEKEIQLEITERARWAKEAPADLEDMAAKMKRDLEAKAKQSAQLESSLASVGKALEEAERNLQAQNQELEELNKELRQCNLQQFIQQTGATVTVLQSRPEDEPQLDQTNHELPACQRNGGLLHPSTDSPPRPSAKQFLGHPRNLQNPLVSSLNPEGCWGPVAETAASYPDQKGKSHSCPHLPVMRSPLSQANGLLQTPPIHLRPFQGT
- the RASSF7 gene encoding ras association domain-containing protein 7 isoform X3 — protein: MELKVWVDGIQRVVCGVSDQTTCQEVVIALARAIGQTGRYILIQKLREKERQLLPHECPLESLAKCGQYANDVQFILQRTGPSLAERPSSDSAPQAPERTFIRASLPIKPRPVSTEVPRSREPKKSMTFNLGPMGSSDRLAKSKLRLHKRDSVDSKDSTSRSHPSKEELFKTVLHQQEQLHSLEVHGDSLETDLRHWEQDRGSSQEDEILYLEHLIRRNEMELGEEEFWQSELHLEKECERERQEKVRSLRATMEEYTQKIHELTTKTEVLEKEIQLEITERARWAKEAPADLEDMAAKMKRDLEAKAKQSAQLESSLASVGKALEEAERNLQAFSIPAQTLLLDQAPSSSSAIHGTFRTHWCPA
- the RASSF7 gene encoding ras association domain-containing protein 7 isoform X2, with translation MELKVWVDGIQRVVCGVSDQTTCQEVVIALARAIGQTGRYILIQKLREKERQLLPHECPLESLAKCGQYANDVQFILQRTGPSLAERPSSDSAPQAPERTFIRASLPIKPRPVSTEVPRSREPKKSMTFNLGPMGSSDRLAKSKLRLHKRDSVDSKDSTSRSHPSKEELFKTVLHQQEQLHSLEVHGDSLETDLRHWEQDRGSSQEDEILYLEHLIRRNEMELGEEEFWQSELHLEKECERERQEKVRSLRATMEEYTQKIHELTTKTEVLEKEIQLEITERARWAKEAPADLEDMAAKMKRDLEAKAKQSAQLESSLASVGKALEEAERNLQAQNQELEELNKELRQCNLQQFIQQTGATVTVLQSRPEDEPQLDQTNHELPACQRNGGLLHPSTDSPPRPSAKQFLGHPRNLQNPLVSSLNPEVVSTRQSIWR